TCGGGAATTTTTAAAACACGATTTTGATAAAACCATTGAAATGATGAAAGTATGGGCAAATTCGCCAAATCATCACATACGAAGACTGGCTTCCGAAGGTTGCAGACCCCGCCTACCTTGGGCTATGGCTATTCCTGAACTTAAAAAAAATCCTTCTCCTATTCTACCGTTATTGACCAATCTCAAATCAGACACCTCAGAATATGTTAGACGAAGCGTAGCAAACAATCTTAACGACATTGCCAAAGACAATCCAAAAATAGTTATTGAAATTGCCACCAACTGGAAAGGACACAGCAAGGAGACCGATGCCATTATAAAACACGGTTGTAGAACCTTGTTAAAGCAAGGAAATACTGAAATTTTAAAACACTTTGGACTTGATAGTTCAAATATAGCCATCGCCAATTTTGAAATAAGTACTCCAAAAGTAGCTATTGGAAACCATTTGGAGTTTTCGTTTTCTGTTCAAAATAATAATGAAAAACAACAAACAGTACGACTTGAATATGCGGTTTATTATCTTCGACAAAACGGCCAACTTTCAAAGAAAGTATTTAAAATAAGTGAACGTCTTTTTGAGCCCAAACAATCTTCTGATATTAATCGAAAGCAAAGTTTCAAACTCATTACCACTCGAAAATTTTACGTTGGACAACAAAAACTTTCGATTATCATAAACGGAGAAGAAAAAGATAGTGCTGCATTTGAACTGATTGATTAGAAATCATCTTCCAATACCCAAATAGTGCGTATATTCGGTACCAACAAAACAAAGTCAAATGAACTTTTCATCTTTTCCAAAAATAAAAACAGAGCGCCTATTATTGCGAAAAATCGAAGAATCAGATGCTCCAGTGATCTTATACTTACGCTCGGATGAAACCATTAATCAGTTCATCGAAAGACCTGAGAACCGAAAAACAAAAACACTCGAACAAGCCTTACAATTTATTACCGATATCAATCAAGACTTCGAAAACAATAAATCGGTGACTTGGGGAATCGTTTATAATAACCAACCTGAACTTATTGGTACCATTTGTTTTTGGAATTTTTCGGACAACCATACCATTGCTGAAGTGGGTTATGGTTTAAGTCCTGAATTTCAAAATAAAGGAATCATGACAGAAGTGCTACAGCGTATTATCGATTTTGGTTTTAACGAACTAAAACTCGCCAAAATAGAGGCATTCACACATACTAAAAACGAAAATTCTAGAAAACTACTAGAAAAATGTGGTTTGCAATTCATACAAGATCGAAAAGATGATGATAATGATTCCAATGTTATTTACGAGATCCTAAATTAGAAGAGTTAGCTTTTTATCTTAATAGTAAGTAAATTATCTTACAATGGGAACTCAAAGCAAATCTAAAAAAGGGATTCAAAAAGAGCTACACCCTACTTCTGTCTCCTTTTAAAACTAATCTAAAAACCACAATTTCATACTAATTAAAAAATACGGCTTTTAGATTGAACATATAACTACTTCAAAAAAAAACACATAATACACTAAAAAACAAATACTTATAAGCTAATCGATTCCGTCTAAATAAAATAATAACAAATAATTAACTTAACACTTGTATATACAAATAAAAAAAGTGTTACATTTGTACCAACAAATAAGATAAGGTATTATGAAAATTGAAGATGAAATAAAAAGCACCATACCATTAGATATTTCAAAAAAAATTATTTTGAATATTTTATATACTCAAAATATCACAAATGAAAAATTTAATGAGGTGATGAAACCTTATGACATCTCTGGAGAACAATATAATGTTTTACGAATTTTAAGAGGTCAAAAAGGAAATCCAGCTAACATGTGTGTGATACAAGAACGCATGATAGCAAAAACCAGTAACACCACTCGCTTAGTTGATAAATTGTTATTAAAGAATTTCGTGACTAGAAATGTTTGTCCTGAAAACAGAAGAAAAATTGAAGTGATGATTACTCAAAAAGGATTAGATGTTTTAACTGAATTAGATCCTAAAGTAATAGAACATGAAAAACACTTCTCGAAGAATTTAAATACCGAAGAGTTAGAATTATTAAATGAATTATTAGAAAAATACAGAAATCAATAAATATAAAAATTATGAATACCTTTTTAGATAAACAAAACTGGCGTTATGCTACAAAAAAGTTCGATAGCTCAAAAAAAATTACTGAATCTGATTTAGATTTTCTTAAAGAAGCAGTTCGTTTAAGCGCTTCTTCATTTGGACTTCAACTGTACAAAGTGATAATTATTGAAAATCCAGAAATTAAGGCACAATTATTGCCCGTTGCTTATGGTCAATCTCAAATTACTGATGCTTCGCATTTATTTGTTTTTGCCAATCAAACAAACGTAGGAAATACAGAAATTGATGCTTACTTAAAAAACACAAGTGAAATTAGAGAATTGCCATTGGAAGCATTAGCAGGATATGGTGATTATATTAAAGGGTTTGTGAATCCAATTCCTGAAGATGCTAAAAATGTTTGGACAGCAAAACAAACATATTTGGCTTTAGGAAATTTATTGAATGCCGCTGCTGAATTAAACATAGATGCAACTCCAATGGAAGGTTTTAATGCAGCACAGTTTAATGAAATATTAGGATTAGACAAACTAAACCTAAACGCAGCTGTAATAGCACCAGTTGGATACCGTCATACAGAAGACGATACCCAACATTACAAAAAAGTTAGAAAATCAAACGAAGATTTATTTATCACATTATAATTAGTAATCAAAATTCAATTCAAACAAAAAAATTAAACAAATGAAAAATTTAAAATCAATTGCATTAGCATTAGTAGTAGTTTTATCTACAGTATCAGTATCTGCACAAACTAAAAAAGTAGATGCAGCAGCAAGTACAATCAACTGGGTTGGAAAAAAAGTAACTGGACAACACAATGGAACAGTAAATCTTAAAGACGGTGCACTTGTTTTTAAAGGAGCAAAATTAGTAGGTGGAACTTTCACAGTTGACATGACTTCATTGACTTCTACTGATCTTTCAGGTGAATACCAAGGAAAATTAAACGGTCACTTGAAATCAGAAGATTTCTTCGGAACTGAAAAATTCCCAACTTCTACATTAGTTTTCAAAAAAATTGGAGCAAAAGCTAAAAATGTTTACACGGTTACTGCTGATTTAACAATTAAAGGAATCACTAAACCAGTAACTTTTGATATCGCTGTGAACGGAAATACAGCAACAACAGCATTCAACGTAGATAGAACTAAATATGACATTAAATACGGTTCAGGAAGTATTTTTGATAACCTTGGAGACAAAGCAATCTCTGATGAATTTGAATTAGCAGTAGCTTTAAAATTCTAAATATTATATAATACCACGTTTACTAATTCACCCAACAAGTAATTGTTGGGTTTTTTACTTCAATCTATCTAATAATCTAACAAAAAAGATTAAAAAATTAGATTTTTTTTAGTTTATTGTATTTGAATAACCAATTTACATTTATATATTTGTAACATGAAAACAACAATAAACAATACTTGGTGGTGGAACAATTTACGTCAATAGTCGTGAACTAAGCTCCTATAGTATTATCAAATATAAATATAAAAGGCTTGTCATGACGACAGGCCTTTTTTTTGTGCTAAAAAGTTGCCTTTCATCAAATTATAAATCATAAAAATTATTTCAATTGAAACTATTTACTTTAAATACTAAATACAAACAAATACTTGCAGATACGATAACTCCTGTGAGTGTTTATTTAAAAATACGTGATAAATTCCCTAATAGTTTATTGCTTGAAAGTAGTGATTATCATGGAAGTGACAACAGTTTTTCTTACATCTGTTGCAATCCTATCGCTTCGATAAAAATCGAAAACGAAACTATTTTCAAAACCTATCCTGATGGGACTTCTGAAAAAATAGCGATTGATGAAAATACTTCAATTCCAGAAGTTATTCAAGAATTTTCACACCAATTCAAATCAGAAAAAAATGATTTTAAATTCATAAACAATGGGTTGTTTGGATATATCTCTTATGATGCAGTTCGTTATTTTGAAAAAGTAAAAATTGCCAAAAAAGAAAATAGCAATACCATTCCTGATGTGTATTATGCCGTATACCAAAATATAATTGCGATTAACCATTTCAAAAATCAAGCTTATATTTTCTGTCATAGTTTAGACGGAAGAAATAATATTTCAGAGATGGAGCAACTGTTACAATCAAGAAATATTGCCTCTTATAAATTTACCAAAGAAGGAGAAGGTTTCTCTAACTTAACTGATGAAGAGTTTAAACACAATGTGGCTCTGGCCAAAAAGCATTGTTTCCGTGGAGATGTATTTCAATTAGTATTATCACGCCGTTTTACTCAAGGTTTCAAAGGAGATGAATTCAATGTCTATAGAGCATTAAGAAGCATCAACCCATCCCCTTACCTCTTCTTTTTTGATTATGGTGATTTCAAAATATTTGGCTCTTCGCCCGAAGCTCAAATTATAGTTAAAGACCGTAAGGCAGAAATTCATCCTATAGCAGGAACGTTCAAACGTACTGGTGATGATGAAAAAGATGCGGTTCTTGCCAAACAATTATCTGAAGACAAAAAAGAAAATAGCGAACATGTGATGCTAGTCGACTTAGCTCGTAATGATTTAAGTCGCAACGGTCATAACGTAAACGTAGAACGCTATAGAGAAGTGCAGTTTTTCTCTCATGTAATTCATTTAGTTTCAAAAGTAACGGGGCATTTACATGAAAAAGCCACTACAATGCAAGTGGTAGCGGATACTTTCCCAGCTGGAACATTGAGTGGAGCACCTAAACACAGAGCGATGCAATTGATTGAAGATTACGAAAAAACAAATCGTAATTTCTACGGTGGCGCCATCGGTTTTATGGATTTTGAAGGCAACTTTAATCACGCGATAATGATACGAACATTCTTAAGTAAAAATCACCAATTGCATTCGCAAGCCGGCGCCGGAATTGTAGCCAGCTCTGATGAAGAAAGCGAAATGCAAGAAGTATATAACAAATTAAGAGCATTGAATACCGCACTTGATTTGGCAGAAACAATTTAAAAAATAATTAAAAGATTTAATAATTTAAGTATTTAAAGATTACTCGAAATGAGCTTTTTTCAATCTTTAAATCTTTCAATTTTCAATAAAAAAATGAAAATACTAGTTATAGATAATTACGATAGTTTCACATACAATCTGGTACATTACCTAGAGGATTTAAACTGTGAAGTGACAGTATATAGAAACGATGAATTTGATA
The Flavobacterium sp. WC2421 genome window above contains:
- a CDS encoding DNA alkylation repair protein; its protein translation is MAAELKEMFNKKFYERLATAFNNADVNFNTTKFIDEVTIGLENRSLNERLRFTSITLKNHLPIDFKEAIQVLNKVIPNSPTGYTALIFPDYVGQFGIHDFETSMEALAYYTQFGSSEFAIREFLKHDFDKTIEMMKVWANSPNHHIRRLASEGCRPRLPWAMAIPELKKNPSPILPLLTNLKSDTSEYVRRSVANNLNDIAKDNPKIVIEIATNWKGHSKETDAIIKHGCRTLLKQGNTEILKHFGLDSSNIAIANFEISTPKVAIGNHLEFSFSVQNNNEKQQTVRLEYAVYYLRQNGQLSKKVFKISERLFEPKQSSDINRKQSFKLITTRKFYVGQQKLSIIINGEEKDSAAFELID
- a CDS encoding GNAT family N-acetyltransferase, coding for MNFSSFPKIKTERLLLRKIEESDAPVILYLRSDETINQFIERPENRKTKTLEQALQFITDINQDFENNKSVTWGIVYNNQPELIGTICFWNFSDNHTIAEVGYGLSPEFQNKGIMTEVLQRIIDFGFNELKLAKIEAFTHTKNENSRKLLEKCGLQFIQDRKDDDNDSNVIYEILN
- a CDS encoding MarR family winged helix-turn-helix transcriptional regulator; translation: MKIEDEIKSTIPLDISKKIILNILYTQNITNEKFNEVMKPYDISGEQYNVLRILRGQKGNPANMCVIQERMIAKTSNTTRLVDKLLLKNFVTRNVCPENRRKIEVMITQKGLDVLTELDPKVIEHEKHFSKNLNTEELELLNELLEKYRNQ
- a CDS encoding NAD(P)H-dependent oxidoreductase, with the protein product MNTFLDKQNWRYATKKFDSSKKITESDLDFLKEAVRLSASSFGLQLYKVIIIENPEIKAQLLPVAYGQSQITDASHLFVFANQTNVGNTEIDAYLKNTSEIRELPLEALAGYGDYIKGFVNPIPEDAKNVWTAKQTYLALGNLLNAAAELNIDATPMEGFNAAQFNEILGLDKLNLNAAVIAPVGYRHTEDDTQHYKKVRKSNEDLFITL
- a CDS encoding YceI family protein: MKNLKSIALALVVVLSTVSVSAQTKKVDAAASTINWVGKKVTGQHNGTVNLKDGALVFKGAKLVGGTFTVDMTSLTSTDLSGEYQGKLNGHLKSEDFFGTEKFPTSTLVFKKIGAKAKNVYTVTADLTIKGITKPVTFDIAVNGNTATTAFNVDRTKYDIKYGSGSIFDNLGDKAISDEFELAVALKF
- a CDS encoding anthranilate synthase component I family protein, with protein sequence MKLFTLNTKYKQILADTITPVSVYLKIRDKFPNSLLLESSDYHGSDNSFSYICCNPIASIKIENETIFKTYPDGTSEKIAIDENTSIPEVIQEFSHQFKSEKNDFKFINNGLFGYISYDAVRYFEKVKIAKKENSNTIPDVYYAVYQNIIAINHFKNQAYIFCHSLDGRNNISEMEQLLQSRNIASYKFTKEGEGFSNLTDEEFKHNVALAKKHCFRGDVFQLVLSRRFTQGFKGDEFNVYRALRSINPSPYLFFFDYGDFKIFGSSPEAQIIVKDRKAEIHPIAGTFKRTGDDEKDAVLAKQLSEDKKENSEHVMLVDLARNDLSRNGHNVNVERYREVQFFSHVIHLVSKVTGHLHEKATTMQVVADTFPAGTLSGAPKHRAMQLIEDYEKTNRNFYGGAIGFMDFEGNFNHAIMIRTFLSKNHQLHSQAGAGIVASSDEESEMQEVYNKLRALNTALDLAETI